The following proteins are co-located in the Marinomonas profundi genome:
- the fadA gene encoding acetyl-CoA C-acyltransferase FadA, translated as MKLNPNDVVIIDAVRSPMGKTKNGVFRNVRAENLSAALVKALFKRNPNVDQKDVEDLIWGCVNQTLEQGFNMARAVSLLAGLPITCAAQTVNRLCGSSMSAIHTAAQAIMTGQGDVFVVGGVEHMGHVNMMHGVDVNPALSKHMAKASMMMGVTAEMLGKMHGVSREAQDAFAVRSHRLAHEATLQGRFDNEIVSIEGHDADGNKILVEVDEVIRPETSMASLAGLPSVFMPKVGTVTAGTSSALSDGASAMLMMSAKKAQELGLTPIAKVRSMAVAGCDPAIMGYGPVPATKKALKRAGLTIADIDIVELNEAFAAQSIPVLKDLGLLDLVDDKVNLNGGAIALGHPLGCSGTRISTTLLNVMREKDASIGLATMCIGMGQGIATVFERV; from the coding sequence ATGAAACTGAATCCAAATGATGTCGTCATTATCGACGCTGTTCGCTCACCAATGGGTAAAACGAAAAATGGCGTATTCCGTAATGTACGAGCAGAAAACCTATCGGCAGCGTTAGTAAAAGCGCTGTTTAAGCGCAACCCCAATGTCGATCAAAAAGACGTTGAAGATTTGATCTGGGGTTGTGTTAACCAAACCCTAGAGCAAGGTTTTAACATGGCGCGTGCTGTGTCCTTGTTGGCTGGTTTGCCAATTACCTGTGCGGCGCAAACCGTGAACCGCCTTTGTGGTTCGTCTATGTCGGCCATTCATACCGCGGCGCAAGCCATTATGACCGGCCAAGGTGATGTGTTTGTGGTGGGTGGCGTAGAGCACATGGGGCACGTCAATATGATGCATGGGGTTGATGTTAACCCAGCGCTTTCTAAGCACATGGCGAAAGCCTCCATGATGATGGGTGTTACCGCAGAAATGCTCGGCAAAATGCATGGCGTGAGCCGTGAAGCACAAGACGCCTTTGCGGTACGTTCGCATCGTCTTGCCCACGAAGCCACCTTACAAGGTCGCTTTGATAACGAAATTGTTTCCATTGAAGGTCATGATGCCGATGGCAATAAGATTCTTGTGGAAGTGGATGAAGTGATTCGTCCTGAAACCTCGATGGCATCTTTAGCTGGCTTGCCTTCTGTGTTTATGCCGAAAGTTGGCACAGTGACGGCAGGTACGTCTTCGGCTTTGTCTGATGGCGCATCGGCTATGCTGATGATGTCGGCGAAAAAAGCCCAAGAACTGGGTTTAACGCCCATTGCCAAAGTTCGTAGCATGGCGGTGGCGGGGTGTGATCCGGCTATTATGGGTTATGGCCCAGTGCCAGCGACGAAAAAAGCCCTCAAACGTGCGGGTTTGACGATCGCCGATATTGATATTGTTGAGCTAAACGAAGCCTTTGCAGCTCAGTCGATTCCGGTATTAAAAGACCTTGGCTTGCTGGATCTTGTCGACGATAAAGTGAACTTGAACGGTGGTGCGATTGCCTTGGGTCATCCATTAGGATGTTCTGGCACGCGGATTTCAACCACCTTACTCAACGTGATGCGTGAGAAAGACGCTAGCATTGGCCTAGCGACCATGTGTATTGGTATGGGACAGGGTATTGCGACGGTTTTCGAGCGTGTTTAA
- the fadB gene encoding fatty acid oxidation complex subunit alpha FadB, whose translation MIFEGQAVKVAVDDAGVATVTLDLVGESVNKFNSLTLNELAEAVNVLKHVDDLQGVIFASAKDVFVVGADITEFTTWFKLEDDDLSDKLRHAHSIFNDISNLCCPTVAAINGIALGGGMELVLACDYRVMADSAKIGLPETQLGIYPGWGGTVRLPRLIGADNACEWICGGAQKRSEDAFKDGAVDAVVPAAKVNESARHLIQQVLDGKLDYHARRDELRAPMVFTPIEKMMIFESVRGVVGAKAGKHYPAPMAAIKTIEKGISQDMEKALDTEIKGFIKLAKGPVAKSLVTLFLSDQQIKKTASKYAKNATPVKQAAVLGAGIMGGGVAYQSASKGTPIIMKDIRPEALELGLSEANKLFNGQVERGRLTTAKAFKAMNAIVPALSYGEFEHVDLVVEAVVENVKIKKSVLAEVESKIADDAILTSNTSTISITELAKDLKRPENFCGMHFFNPVHRMPLVEVIRGEKTSDAAIAKTVAYAQAMGKTPIVVNDCPGFLVNRVLFPYFAGFSLMMQEGADFQVVDKTMEKFGWPMGPAYLLDVVGIDTAYHADQVMAEGFPDRMKHEGSNAVDRLFELERFGQKNGKGFYSYAPDRKGKPKKIFNDEINALLAPVVTSQSELTEDDIVARMMIPLCIETVRCLEENIVASAAEADMGLIYGIGFPPYLGGALHYLDQMGLQAFCDLADKYSHLGKLYEPTAKMRDMAKNNNTYYGA comes from the coding sequence ATGATTTTCGAAGGACAAGCAGTCAAGGTTGCAGTCGACGATGCCGGCGTGGCAACCGTCACTCTGGATTTGGTCGGCGAGTCGGTTAATAAATTCAATAGCCTTACCTTGAATGAATTGGCCGAAGCCGTGAATGTACTGAAACACGTTGACGATTTACAAGGTGTTATTTTCGCCAGTGCGAAAGACGTTTTTGTAGTGGGCGCGGACATTACCGAGTTCACGACTTGGTTCAAACTTGAGGATGACGATTTATCCGATAAATTACGTCATGCGCACAGTATTTTTAATGACATATCGAACCTGTGTTGCCCAACGGTCGCGGCCATTAATGGCATTGCGCTGGGTGGCGGCATGGAATTGGTGCTGGCGTGTGATTATCGAGTGATGGCAGATTCTGCGAAAATCGGCTTGCCAGAAACACAGCTAGGTATTTACCCAGGCTGGGGCGGAACGGTTCGCCTGCCTCGTTTGATCGGTGCTGACAATGCCTGTGAATGGATTTGTGGCGGCGCACAAAAACGCAGTGAAGACGCCTTCAAAGATGGCGCGGTAGATGCTGTGGTTCCTGCAGCGAAAGTGAATGAATCAGCACGTCATCTTATTCAGCAAGTGCTGGATGGCAAGCTGGATTATCATGCCCGTCGTGATGAATTACGTGCGCCTATGGTGTTTACGCCAATTGAAAAAATGATGATTTTTGAATCGGTTCGTGGTGTCGTCGGCGCAAAAGCCGGAAAACATTACCCGGCGCCAATGGCAGCGATCAAAACCATTGAAAAGGGTATCAGTCAGGACATGGAAAAAGCCCTTGATACCGAAATCAAAGGCTTTATTAAACTCGCTAAAGGCCCGGTGGCTAAGTCGTTGGTGACGCTGTTCCTAAGCGATCAACAGATTAAGAAAACCGCTAGCAAGTACGCGAAAAATGCCACACCAGTTAAACAAGCCGCAGTATTAGGCGCGGGTATCATGGGCGGTGGCGTGGCGTATCAGTCGGCGTCAAAAGGCACGCCTATCATTATGAAAGACATTCGCCCTGAAGCCTTGGAATTAGGCTTGAGTGAAGCGAATAAACTTTTTAATGGCCAAGTAGAGCGCGGACGTTTAACCACCGCAAAAGCCTTTAAAGCGATGAATGCTATCGTTCCGGCTTTGAGTTATGGCGAGTTTGAGCACGTTGATTTAGTGGTCGAAGCGGTGGTTGAAAACGTCAAAATCAAAAAATCTGTGTTGGCTGAAGTGGAAAGCAAAATAGCTGACGACGCTATTTTAACCTCGAACACCTCGACCATTTCCATCACGGAATTGGCAAAAGACCTAAAACGCCCAGAAAATTTCTGCGGTATGCACTTCTTTAACCCAGTGCATCGTATGCCTTTGGTAGAAGTGATTCGCGGTGAAAAAACCAGCGATGCGGCGATTGCCAAAACGGTTGCCTACGCGCAAGCCATGGGCAAAACCCCCATAGTGGTCAACGACTGTCCTGGGTTCCTTGTAAACCGCGTATTGTTCCCGTACTTCGCGGGTTTCTCTTTGATGATGCAAGAAGGCGCAGATTTCCAAGTGGTTGATAAAACCATGGAGAAATTTGGTTGGCCAATGGGCCCAGCTTATTTGCTCGATGTGGTGGGTATTGATACGGCCTATCATGCTGATCAGGTGATGGCTGAAGGCTTTCCAGATCGTATGAAGCATGAAGGCAGCAATGCGGTTGATCGCTTGTTTGAATTAGAGCGATTCGGTCAGAAAAATGGCAAAGGTTTTTACAGCTATGCGCCAGATCGTAAAGGCAAGCCGAAGAAAATCTTTAATGACGAAATTAATGCGCTGCTTGCCCCAGTGGTGACGTCTCAGTCGGAATTAACAGAAGACGATATTGTGGCGCGTATGATGATTCCGCTTTGTATCGAAACCGTTCGCTGTCTCGAAGAAAACATCGTGGCATCGGCGGCGGAAGCCGACATGGGGTTGATTTACGGTATTGGTTTCCCTCCTTACCTTGGCGGTGCCTTGCACTACCTAGATCAAATGGGACTGCAGGCCTTTTGTGACCTTGCAGACAAATACAGCCACCTAGGTAAGTTGTACGAGCCAACCGCAAAAATGCGTGACATGGCGAAGAACAACAACACTTATTACGGCGCATAA